The Silene latifolia isolate original U9 population chromosome Y, ASM4854445v1, whole genome shotgun sequence sequence CCTAGAGCCATTATCACTGATCAGAGTATCCCTATAACGAAAGCTGTTGAGTTGGAAATGCCAAATACTAGGCATAGGTGATGCCTTTGGCATATTATGGAAAAACAACACAAAAAATTGAAGAATTACAAGGACTTTGAGAAGATTAAAGCTGCAATGGCAAATTGCGTCTATGATTCAATGAGTGTTGGTGAGTTCGAAGTAGGTTGGAAAAATTTTGTGGATGAATTTGGATTGGCTAAAAATGATTGGTTGTACACTTTATATAAAGACAGAAGACGCTGGGTTCCAGCTTTTGTGAATGATTGTTTTTGGGCCGGTATGTCTACTACTCAAAGAAATGAAGGCGTTAATGCTTTTTTCAAGCATTACGTTAATAGCAAGACATCGTTGAAACAATTTGTGCTCAATTACGATATTGCTCTCGGTTCAAAGTGTGACAAAGAGAGGCTTTTGGATCATCAGTCAAAATACACCAGTTACAAAATTGTAACCAAATTTGCCGCCGAAAGAGTTTTCCAACCGATTTATACGCACTACGCATTTCAAAGGGTGATGGAAGAGGTAAGAGGTTGCTTGTATACCACTCCTAGTATTTTTGCGGATGAGGAAGACTATAGTGAGTacaaggtggaggatactcgtGAATTTGGGGACTTAGCCATAGAGAAGAGAGTTGAGTACATGGTCAGGATAAACAAGAGGACTAATCATGTTCAGTGTAGTTGCAAGTTATTTGAAATGCGTGGTATCATGTGTAGGCATATGGTAAAAATTCTTTACGATTGTGGTGTCCAACAAATTCCAGATTTATATATTGTTAGACGATGGAGGAAGGATATTGATAGACCATACACTAGGGTGAAAGTGCTTTACTATAATCCTGTAAAAAGTGAGATTGTAGCTAGGTATGAGAAAATGCAGGAGGAGTTTGAAAAGGTTGCCATCAAAGCTATGAATACTGAGGAAGAATTTGGTATTATGATGAATGGTATTACCCTTCTTAACCAGAATCTTACAAGGAGCAAAGAAATTTCTGGTAAGGAAGCTATGTCATCCGAGCAAGTCAACGAAAATGAAGAATCATAAGATGTCATATTTGTGTTCGATAATTCAGAAGGAACTCAAACTAAAGTTGCCTTACAAGATCCAAGCTAGGTGAAATCTGTTGGAAGGCCACGAATTCGAGTCAGGGGAAGGCAGAAAAATGTACCCAAGAAAACCACTTCCAGATGGACAAACAATAACCATGATGCAGGAGAGGTAAGTCTTCACAGGCTGTCATCTTTGTTATTTGCTTACAATGTCCTTAATGCAAGTCTACTTCATTCCTTGATGTACATTAATAGCTACTGGATGTAAACATTAGTTGCTCAATATATTTGTTTATTCGCATAGGGAAGCAAATCAAAGAGGAAAAAATTTAGTTACACCGTAAATTTACGTGATGAAGTTGATCTGGAAGCGGATGCCTTGTATTTGTCTCAAATAGAGATGACCACTGATTATTATCATCAAACAGGCGACCTGTTTAATAATACGGTTCATGCTGGTGGATATACGGAGATGATGGTATATTACTGAGTCCTGAAGTATTCAATTTCTTATTGAATTCTTGTGCAACTTATCATTTTTGCCTTTTTTGTTGATATGTTTGCAGCAATATTTTGAACAGATGGGACAATCAAATAATCAGCTGACTGAAGGTGGGAGATTAAATATGAACAAGCCAGGGACGAATGAGAAACCTTCAAACGACCACTGAATGAAGTTTACATCTTAGATTACAGTTAGCTTATCTTATTATATTCTTCTTGCAGCATTTATCTGCAATTTAAGGTTTCTTGAATTGGTTAAGGTTGTTGTTTCGGTTTGATTTCTAAGTATGAGTTTGATTCGTTGTACTTCGTCGCCTGTGAGAGTATACATATTTATATTCAAATTATTTTTTTCTTTACATACACTGGTTGAAGCATTCTGCCAGAGATAGTTTTGAATGAATTCTCGAGATGAAATTAAGGTATTAAAGTATTTACAGACGCATTTGAAACGAATTAGTGATTTGGGAGGTAATTTCGCCAGAATTTCTCCCAAAATAATATCCTTCCCTAAACTCCACACTGATCACCAACCTTGTTCAAAAGTTTTATAGGTTTTACGGGAATAATTAAAGTTCAGTATATCAAAGCAACTGCCACCGATACGAGCCGAAACCGAAATCAAATTGAACCATGATATTCCAGTAAGGTGTCAATTGAACAATAACACAGGTGAACATAGGTACAAATTTAATCCCAAAATAATTAAAAGCAACAATTAAACTTGAATTagacaagaattaagaaaatacCTGATACCACACAATGGAGATTGAGGAGGAAGAACTCTAAGCTGAGGAATGGATTGATTACTGATGAGCTCAGATGCAGATGGCGTGTTAACATCAGATTCCCCATGGAAGCTAAGGTTAAAAGAATGATAGATCGTATGATTGTTGGCATCAATTGATTGAAGATCACTACCAACAGAAAAAGAGGGATAAATCTAGGTTTTGGTTGTTTTGTCGATGATTGCCTTCTCCTGGTTTTGTTGTAAGCATAAAGTTTGGATAAGGTTGGCCTTTCTTTTTTGTTGATGGTAAGAGTAGGCCTTAATAATACTTACATATTGTATTGCTTTTACATATTTGACCTTAATAATACTTACagtataccaaaaaaaaaagatgataGTGCAAGTGAAAAGGCTTCAATTCAGAAGTGACCTGTCATCAAAGAAGGATGCACAACTCACAAACCAGAGGTCTTTTTCAAGTGATTCTTTTTTTATATAAAACCTTTCATCATTAGCTTTCATTTGATATAACTTGAGCATTTTTATTTGGTCTAAGCTAAGAGATATGTGGTCTGCAAGAAGTTGCTGCTGCATTAGAGAATGATGAATTAGGTCGATATCATTTTTGTGGCTCATTTTGTTTGCTCCATATCTAGAGTTTTACCCGGTGGAAATTTATGTTCTTTATATGAATAAAttcttgaagaagtctactttccCATGACTTTGAAATCACAAAGATTCATTGAGTAAATTGGTCACAATAGAGCTTCAAAAGCTGTCACAACTAATGCAATGCTGAACATTCAGTTCTGACCTGTCAGTATTAAAATGCTCATATCTCCTAAACCAGGCTACATATTGGTGTGATTCTTTTTGTAGGAGGTATTTAACTCGTTTATCTTTCATTTGAGGTATGTTGTGAACATTAGTTCAACCTGATAAAAAATATATACATCCTCAAAGTTCCTCCTGGAACATGGTTGAATGCTGATTATTTTAGGACTGACCTGTTAGTACTCAAGCTATCATATCTCGAGATTCAGGCAATGTTTTCAAGTGATTCTTCTTTGAGGTGAAAGTTAACTCATTTAGCTTTAATTTGGTACCTATGGGGAATTCTAATTCATCCTAAGGAGAGAGATATAGAATCTGCAAAATAAGTCTGATGACATGAGAATTCCTGGAAGTTCTGATGCAAGTTCAATTTGTTCAAATTTTATTATTAAGGAAATTCATAAGCATTATGCTAAGCATCTAACAAATACAGAAAAATAAAAATGAATCGAGTCCTTAAATCCATCCTAATTCTTTAACAATCATCTAAATTTTAACCTAAAACAATGTCAAAAATTTATTCTCCGGTAAGATCAATGAACTCGATTCCGTCATCATTGGTCAGGTCAATGACCTCGATTCCGTCATCATTGGTCAGGTCGATAATCTCGACCTCTTTCACTTTATTCTTCCTAGGCTTCTAGATCATAAGATCAATAATATCTGGTTCACCTTTTGTAAGATCAATGCACTCGACTTCCTTAACCATTCTTTTCATCTTCTTCTTATTGTCTTCATTTCCTGACAAGGGTGCGTATACACGTTGTCGAAATGTCGTCGATAATTTCCTTGCATCTCTAGCAACTTCATTGTGCAGCCTTTTGGATCCTATTacacaaaacaaaaaataatCATGGAGTATTATAATTATGCATATATAAATATAAACTTGAACAATCGATCGCCATGCTTATACCTCCGTATATATTGCCGCGTTGTTTCTTGTTGGGAAAAGTGATGGTGCCTTGTTTCTTGTTGGGAAACTTAGTGGCCTTCCTAGTAGAAGTAGTCATGGTAGATGTCAGTAATGACGGATTGAACTTTGAATATTATGAATGCAAAAACCATTGTATATATAGAAGTAGATAGTTGCTACATGCTACATGTATCTAGGTTACATGATTTTGGCGCCAAATACTTTTTGTTACCGCAAAAAACGTGAAGAGTGATAGAGTCTCACTCAAAAACATAACATTCAACAGATAAGATTCAACTGATAAGATTCAACAGATAATTAACTTTGGCACCAAAATAAAGGTCGAGTCGAATAGGTCGGGTCGAGTTTCGAGCCTAAAATAAAGGGTCCTTTCGGCTTCAAGTTCTTTCGGGTCACAGGTCAAGATTTACTGGTCTTTGACCCTAAAAAACATgtcggtaataataataataataataataataataataataataataataataataataataataataataataaaatgtaaATTATAATTCAGTTTAACATAGTTCAATTCAGTTTAACGTTGTTATTATTTAATTGGATTAGGTTTAGGTTGAAGGGATTCGTGACCCGTCCTAAGCCCTCAAACTCGCTTCTCTGTAACCGAGAAATTTAACGTTAGCCCGCTCATGTTCGGCCCAACGCACTTGTCCACCTTTACTATTTACTTGTTATACGAGCACAAACTCGACACAACCCTATTAGTTTGCCTTGTCTATGTGTAGGCATGTAGCTCATCAATTTAGCTAAACTcaatttaggccctgttctttctggctttttagaactgaactgaattgaatggagctgagctgaattgaactgagctgaactgaactaaatggaGCTGAATCGAACTAAATCGAATGAATAGAGCCGAGtggatgaatcgaatcgaatagagtgagtgaatcgaatcgactAAAGTGAATTGAGATGaatgaactgaaataataataataataataataataataataataataataataataataataataataataataataataataataataataataataataataataataataataataataataataataataataataaataaattattaataacattattattaacaatattattaaatataataatattaataataaagaataataatattaaaaaaatagtattattgataacaaaattaataataactattaaatttaagatgagtaatgctgaaatgagctgaacttaatggagctgaacggaatcgaatcgaacttaatggagtgaaaatttgaatcgaatcgaatgaatggagtgagccgaatcgaatcgagctAAATTGAATGAATAAGAGCCGAATTTGAATCGAAAtggtgaaaataagccagaaagaacatggccttagtctaattcaattaaaTTTAGTTAGTTAAGAACAACTTAGTTCAACACACTTCAAAAGTGAAAGTTGAACTTAACTTAGCTCAATTCAATTTAGTATGTTTTTGTTTAGCTCAATTTAGTATAGCTCAACTTTACTTATTTTAGCTTAGTTCACTAAAATTTATAAATTATCGTTATATATTTTAAACAACGATACACTAGAATATATTTGAACATATAATTTTGTCATCAATATAAAGTATAAAATAAAAAATTGTCAAAATGAAAGTTTAGCATATGATATTTGCTtctttaggccctgttcttttgaacttaatttcagttcatataagttctattcagttcagttcagctctgttaagttcagttcagctccattcaattcagttcagtttcaACATTTATAATactattcttattttatattcttactgttatcatattattatattaatctatttaatattttttattattatattaatttatatttattatattactattgtttttattatttttttctaattattttttttatatttaatatatttatttattattatattattatgattaatggcAATATAGGTAGTAtaaattattaatatttattattattattattattattattaatatattaattttgattaatattattaataacatatttatttttatttttattatattacatatatttatattatttatattaatttttaaaattatttataatatttatattatattatacttaTCGTATTTCTTTTTTAAGTTATTATACTTAATATATtgtattatttaatattatattattagtaATAATGTTCTCGTTtgtattactaatatattattgtTACCAATcattggttggcgcagtggtagcatgggaaatttgcgcttggtagggaggttcGGACGGATCGAtaccccacaactgcgattgggaggggtttaaataccgtaatccttggacacgccccgaaatccggattaatcggcccaatgtggttcggattaccggatggtttagacaaaaaaaaaactaatatattattgttattattactgtaTTTATTATATtgctattatatatatatatatatattattagattattattatattatatcaatatattaataataatgaataatattgttATAATATTTAGTATTACTATTGGtattaaatttattattattattattattattattattattattattattattattattattattataatcttttttttttatttcaattcagtttagttcagttgaGTTCATATCAAATCATATCAGTTCACCTACTTCATTTTTGAGTGTCTTGATGAATTGTTtgactttctattttgggaatgtTTTTAATGAACTATTTCAAGATACATGGACATTTCGTCCACTTGTTATCTAATAATTGTCCCCTTACAAAGGCATACAAATgatcgagacggagggagtaatatgtaaacaaatgaccgcACAAAGAGTGTATAAGATAAAGTATGCTTTAAATCTTTTGTTTTTTGTCTCCTATAAAACAATAAGTCACTCTAATATGAATATCGGTTTCAATTACTTAAATACGTAAACCCATATTAATAtccaaaatttaacaaaaatatttttttaaaagaaCAAAATAATAAGTTAACAAGTCTCGAACCTCCAGTACTCCCTCTTGACTAGTCAAGTAGTCACTACCTAACATAAGTCAATACCACAATGACATGTGTTTTATGTGCTCTTAATTGAATCATCTATTGCTAAGTTTAAGTTAAGTCATGGTCTTGCCAAAGACAAGGAAAGATCACTAATTATGCACGTGATAATGAACATGTATTCCCAGTAGCGGACCTATGATTTATATACCACAGGGGTACATttgtttttaataattatttttcaGTTAAAAACTTTTATTTTAGAATTGTTTACGTAAAATAACATTAAAGagtaaaacaaatagaaaaaaaaaattaaataaacgaACTTATTGACATATAATATTTCTAAAAAGTGGAATACTAGTCTAAGATATAACCTTTTTTTAAAACTTTCTAACAATTAACATTAGTTGTTCAATGGTTTAGAGTTTTCTATATTGCTAAGAGGTCTAAAGATCAAATCTTCTTTCAAACATTTTTTTACTctaaataagtaaataaatgGAGCTTGTCTGAAAAAGCAAATAAATCTTGATAAAAATCAAAAATTGCTGCAAATTGGATTCGAACCGCCAACCATTCAATCACAAGGAGAGACAACTACGAACTGAACAAGAAGACAATACTGCTTATGGAAGATTATATTAGATATTTATTTCTATATTGATTACAGGGGCACGTTCCCCGCCCCCACCTAGGTCCGCAACGTGAGTATTCCATGTACGCAAATAACGCTTAATCggttatgaatattattattttttttggaagggatttttttttaatttattattattatcttaaaTTAACTAACTAATGTTAGTTTCCTAAACTACCCTTTACCACCAATAAGTTTAAAATTTGAATGTTGATGGAGGGAACACAAAATACATGAGTAAGTTACAATAATACCCCGGGTGTCGCTCACTTtgagtaacacccggtgtcgccaaatcattttcatatatatatatatatatatatatatatatatatagaattaagatcacatgagtccaccctatctttttgagtccgtgagtccatgatattgttccgggtgtaattccagagctgTATTgttttaccacgtaagcttggtgaatggatgtccttccttgctttgactcttcctttcggtgtaatactccgtattttattttactatttaagtcgggtaattgtttagacgataattacgttaagttattttacttgactcgcgttgtatcgtaagatcgagttgtttcgtaagttaattgagacgggtttacatggaattcgagatgtgtgctaacccatttaccctcgacccattggagtttacccaataacatgtttaacccaacacccaacatcatgtttttacctaattcttaacctaatttttaccctaacactacacaaccctcatctcacccgcctccctctcttcgacgcacaccaacacacacacacacacacgatccttgcatttgattgaagattgctcatcgattccaacctaattcgattccctgtttgtaagtcgatttcattccattgtttatactattttaaaATCGTTTTTTTCGAaacgtttgaaaagagagtcctgtttatttgatgtctagtttatgcatataaaatatcatagtcaaattctttgtggtttgtcctaggtgatttatttatgaacatgtcgctgaaaagtccgcgaatctgatttggttgtggaaaatgatttgaaaccttaatttttatgtcgattcagttatgaggcttcttcatacataatctttgtatagtctagatgataataggatttggaatttctgaaaaataatgttttaaactcgttttatgaatcaatactttttatgcgacggtttctgtcagtttttggaaatcagtctggaaacccttgataagtatggaatttgggaaaaacacgttagatataatttgtagctaagactcatggggttccaattcaattggccttgtatcaatttgatttttctggaattagttatgtattttattccgagtctgtcatgtgttggaaaatcaggaaaaatcgtgtttgttctttaagtggATATTCCtactaagttatgatgagtctaggttatgtgcatgattatttgattgagtaggtggtaattatatataattatgttatgtaggtgatggatatgtgaaggttcataattgattgcttgtgtgagcttGGATTTTTGGCACttggaggtagggaaatacacttgacttcttatcgtgttattgaattgtgttgacttgtttgtgtttcatatgaccaagttgtgaacgtgacttgattcgtggttgttgattacgcTATAATATGGTCGACTGAATggttcgtgttgagtgtgttatcacaacatttggtacctgacatgatttcattcattggtatacatattgtattgcattgtttatcacgagcattcatatgcattggagatggaggatgttgtggtgacgtggtgtggtgatggtgatgttgtgataaggcccaggcgggttctgcaggacttgccctggtgtcctcaactgtagtgggcggatcgactacggtcgatatatatagtctaaggggatcggtatggtgggcgttcgggttatgagttatgagatgtgagttgagatggagatggaggtgacggaggagcatgcatcatacatatcatattttgttgtttcattgttttccctactcaacctcgtggttgactctgtgtattcgtgaacacctgtgacgacccaattattggcgagcagacttgacaggtttaagagataggacgggagttTGGATGGGCGTGAGGCTTTGGAtcggaagacttagtagctagatcactatttagaagactttcacttttattcatgttaattcttgtaatttgatgtaaaagaagtTTTgttataattaagttaaagtattcatataatttgctttggagtttaatttgttattcactacctcgggaaaccgagttggtaacagtccggtttattagggaatgtcttgcctaaggctccttcataaaccggggtgttacaaagtggtatcagagcgaacgatcctcaggcctaaaccaatgaacctaatgaacgtaggatgtgtctaaataaaatgaacccctgggaataaactgctaggagctcacagtgcggttaagaaggcgcccttaatgcgtgctcttttgccctctcagttttgaaccaggtaacccgagagaaattgagtgaatggggtagttagaaggaaaaccttggatataatcgagtggatgtacaccttgagacccatatattctaaccatgctgcaggacaacgttacggtaagtattttgtatgaatgatggcgtgatcatgtgatgttgtggagatgagaattaaaaatttcgtgttcaggttgataattgttggattgtggtaatcgtgagcgtgaaaataattgcgaattgatgatatttatctggatggatgtcgaatgacgtgttgatagtgttATTATGTctcgtgatatgcggttatgtgatcccgaagccatgctagtatagtattgtgatagtaatgagaaacactattgaattgcatgtttctagtcatagcaatcgtgatttagatgtaaggagtataTCGAGATGCTTAGGGATGCtacgggatagatgtttacgtaagtacaaagtgtgagatttaagttaggatgggttagtatcgatagtgtggttgtaagagcttggaacatagtaaatgaatgacctagtgctgaaacacgttttgtttgattttactctctaattgatcttactgccatttgttttttgtttgtcgcctatggatgaaaattttctgAGGGATAgtctcgtgagttagtgttcatttggcgttgttttcatgcttataggatatacggattaggagtaataaatattttagtgggctgtggtcaggaagttcctgtgcagtgatgttttgaccaacgattttgtaaaaatcctcatttaaattgtattaataatttttgtataattccaactccatcgatcagaagattcgcatatgttttcaaattgataagccacgaaaattcttgatatctctatattaaatggtaagttttacaaactgacccaagtttcggaccaattgctgtcacatacttgtttggaccaactgagttgtaaaatcctttaaaaattgaattcttgagctttggacctcattctttttctcacgaattattaactctctgtatgttataaaaatgtaatataactcaagttttcgttgaacggttatttattcgtgatttttggaagttaccacgtgaatcataacttttaaaatgtgaattctatgttgagttttcatacagttgttcgattatttcatgagccttattaatgtgaaattatagtgtccttatatgatgatagtagcacacatatttattggttatgtatcttaacaagtgataaaaaaattaaagtttagtttataacattgttggcatgatagtatgagtgaaattgaatagcttaatctgatccttaatcgagggtgaaatattttatacgagtccagttgttgcatattttatatatgtttggcatgttgtaatatctctggtgtgttcatcatacttgtatagtggtcggatatatataaatataaaactatattgtcatatcttggtaaagttggtggcgttaaatgttaacttgactgttctaatatactcgcgtgaatatttataataattatgtttaaatgtttacacatggatggtagtaatgagtatgtctaaatgttcacatgtACGATGTCATCTgggttctaatgtcttttatgtgagtctgtgtgcctatagttatacttattactttcattgcattaatttattcgattgaacctaaacttatgttatgataataaaatagtgtcgttgttccttattggatatgttcatagttgtattgtcacgaaatgctaaggtgattattTTGACGGAAATTTTCTTACGTCAGCTATGTTGGCCAATTATGATGGGATAACCcttttatgattcacatgatatgcgttggtttaaatgatagtcgttatagatacaattagttgagcctacgagttgcctaattattcaaattgTGCAAAtcggagaagttgttcaagttgctaatcttttatcatagataaTGTCCTACAAAGTATATGAAGGCAAATGTGTATGTTTAAGCtaattatgcgatatcttttgttttttgaaaatgagttatactacgttctttggacacaattgaacgataaggttgctaaaatgttaaacacatgtgttatatggaagtaatgttgttgttgtcatggatcatatgttgttacttttattgggaaatatgttttcagaatttacATCATGCAAACTGACTAATTCGTGTTGCATAGTTGATGAGTCAAATGGTTTTGATTACATGTTATGTTTTTCGTGGTTTCAAAGTGTTTAAGTAGTGCGTATGTGcagcatgttttaatactcctggtgattgttAGTGGTAGGGCGGAATGAATGCGCATATGGATCAATTGTTCGGAATTAGTAATAGTTTTGACTTGagagaggaatttggtggggtcaatgttaAAATATATATCTTTGGTATATGTATATCCTTATGGTTGAtctttctaaggttgttgttctctagtagataatgcgaactgtgataatcttgagttgaccaaaacccggTACTACAACATGACTACTcgaaaacttgttatataactttcgcacacttaaaccacGTGAATGAATCCTGTATCTTAACACCTTCTACGGTATCACCCTTGTGTCCTAATTTGTTTAGCTTTTAACtctgtaggatggatccctacaatgtacacccgcgagactgttacatgtcacttgataCATCGACTTCAATGAGCTTTGTGAGAAACTTTGTCTTtgccatggacaagtatggccataatgggcacccgagtacttaactaatactcgATTAAGAGCATATACCCTTATTGATACTATCCCTGACTCTGACATACTAAGGGACAGCAAAcacttctatatgagagagttgtccacccattgcatgaggttatgccgtgaccccaattactgcggcggggccaattacccgcccgagcatacctttgactttatatcaAAGCGACTGAGATACGAATTTTATGCTAATGTACCGATCCGAAAGTACGATGAACCATCCAAACCGGActttggggaagaggtgaaccgggaagggaatgacatagaagtcaccgaGAATCGAGTAAGCAAGACCTAGAACTGTTAGGTTagagctagtaacaccatgatcgatctgttatgaaaccgtgtaaacctttagctcctttcttgttgttcttttagtttgatgttgtgtttttaagttaagcatgagctaagtaataagtgttacttgttgacaatcagttaattccataataaaaccttgttttcgactttaatgtt is a genomic window containing:
- the LOC141629730 gene encoding protein FAR-RED IMPAIRED RESPONSE 1-like; protein product: MEKQHKKLKNYKDFEKIKAAMANCVYDSMSVGEFEVGWKNFVDEFGLAKNDWLYTLYKDRRRWVPAFVNDCFWAGMSTTQRNEGVNAFFKHYVNSKTSLKQFVLNYDIALGSKCDKERLLDHQSKYTSYKIVTKFAAERVFQPIYTHYAFQRVMEEVRGCLYTTPSIFADEEDYSEYKVEDTREFGDLAIEKRVEYMVRINKRTNHVQCSCKLFEMRGIMCRHMVKILYDCGVQQIPDLYIVRRWRKDIDRPYTRVKVLYYNPVKSEIVARYEKMQEEFEKVAIKAMNTEEEFGIMMNGITLLNQNLTRSKEISGKEAMSSEQVNENEES